From the Leptospira biflexa serovar Patoc strain 'Patoc 1 (Paris)' genome, one window contains:
- a CDS encoding YceI family protein yields the protein MKIFYSFLALLMVGSFGSIDAQENCVFEYDPSQTSLEWTAFKFTEKTGVKGKFDSIRVVGKTKDKSKFGVAEKIRFQIDSSSVNSANPDRDAKIKKFFFGSVKGNQKLMGNFSEMTVGETGTAKLNLQFGKSKTSVPVNFVWKENTVEVTGTVDVASLGLAQGLGKLNAECNDLHKGADGVSKLWPTVDVKVVSTLKKTCK from the coding sequence ATGAAAATTTTTTATTCTTTTTTAGCACTATTGATGGTCGGTAGTTTCGGGTCAATTGATGCACAAGAAAATTGTGTTTTTGAGTATGATCCTTCCCAAACGAGTTTAGAATGGACGGCGTTCAAATTTACAGAAAAAACAGGTGTTAAAGGTAAGTTTGATTCCATTCGAGTGGTAGGAAAAACAAAAGACAAATCAAAGTTTGGTGTCGCTGAGAAAATCCGATTCCAAATAGACAGTTCGTCCGTCAATTCTGCAAATCCCGATCGAGATGCCAAAATTAAAAAGTTTTTCTTTGGATCTGTGAAAGGAAACCAAAAGTTAATGGGAAACTTTTCTGAAATGACAGTTGGAGAAACAGGTACGGCAAAACTCAACCTACAATTTGGAAAATCCAAAACATCTGTTCCAGTCAATTTTGTTTGGAAAGAAAATACAGTGGAAGTCACAGGTACTGTGGACGTGGCCTCTCTTGGTTTGGCACAAGGTTTGGGAAAATTGAATGCAGAGTGTAACGATTTGCATAAAGGTGCAGATGGCGTGAGTAAACTTTGGCCCACAGTTGATGTAAAAGTCGTGTCTACTTTGAAAAAAACATGTAAATAA
- a CDS encoding DUF1801 domain-containing protein: MEQDIKANHNSQSPEDLEICNLLYEVICANLPKSERKIWHAHPVWFLDGNPIVGYSKLKSGVRLLFWSGQSFGVEGLTPEGSFKAADVRYTDVKQIKKKDLKLWLSKAKKIQWDYKNIVKRKGVLERLK, encoded by the coding sequence ATGGAACAAGATATCAAAGCCAATCACAATTCACAATCACCAGAAGATTTGGAAATTTGTAATCTCTTGTATGAAGTGATTTGCGCAAACCTTCCGAAATCAGAACGCAAAATTTGGCATGCCCATCCTGTTTGGTTTTTGGATGGAAATCCAATTGTTGGGTATAGTAAATTAAAGTCCGGTGTTCGCCTCCTTTTTTGGAGTGGGCAAAGTTTTGGGGTCGAAGGTCTCACTCCAGAAGGAAGTTTCAAAGCGGCCGATGTTCGTTATACAGATGTGAAACAAATCAAAAAAAAAGATCTGAAACTTTGGTTATCAAAAGCCAAAAAGATCCAATGGGATTATAAAAACATCGTCAAACGAAAGGGAGTATTGGAACGATTAAAATAA
- a CDS encoding GNAT family N-acetyltransferase, with translation MENVEIKKLTSSDLEQFLELIRVFEDVFEMKEFQMPKSNYLQTLLERDDFFVFVSVLEGKVVAGLTAYLLRQYYSERPLVYIYDLAVQSHLQRKGIGKSLIASINSYCKEKGMEEVFVQADLADDYALDFYKATGGRPEDVVHFYYPL, from the coding sequence ATGGAAAACGTAGAAATCAAAAAACTAACTTCCTCTGATTTGGAACAATTCCTCGAACTCATTCGGGTATTCGAAGATGTGTTTGAGATGAAAGAGTTTCAAATGCCAAAATCAAATTACTTACAAACCCTTTTGGAACGTGATGATTTTTTTGTCTTTGTTTCAGTTTTGGAAGGCAAGGTTGTAGCTGGACTCACCGCCTATTTATTACGACAATACTATTCAGAAAGGCCACTCGTTTACATTTATGATTTAGCAGTACAATCGCATTTGCAAAGAAAGGGGATTGGTAAATCTCTCATTGCATCGATCAATTCCTATTGCAAAGAGAAAGGGATGGAAGAGGTCTTTGTCCAAGCGGATTTGGCTGACGACTATGCTTTGGATTTTTATAAAGCAACGGGTGGTCGGCCAGAAGATGTGGTGCATTTTTATTATCCACTTTAA
- a CDS encoding TetR/AcrR family transcriptional regulator — protein sequence MEKKKRVTVPKKAPQPPVMGRKRDPSLDALILNATLEMLAEEGFDGMTMDQIATKVGTGKAACYRRWPSKVKLVKDALIWMNRNQLELEKIPDTGSLRNDFLAILKPHSMEEANAKLRVLGGLGTFWLDEEIEKKGITEIFGPWTEVNRTLIQRAMERGEISKKANVELVCKVLNSMATYRALIERKPPDKALFIALIDQVVMPALKIPG from the coding sequence ATGGAAAAGAAAAAACGAGTCACTGTTCCGAAAAAAGCCCCACAACCACCAGTCATGGGTAGGAAACGAGACCCTTCTCTGGATGCCTTAATTTTGAATGCTACCTTAGAGATGTTAGCCGAAGAAGGCTTTGATGGAATGACGATGGATCAAATTGCGACCAAAGTGGGAACTGGAAAGGCTGCTTGTTACAGACGTTGGCCGTCCAAAGTCAAACTTGTCAAAGATGCTTTGATTTGGATGAATCGGAACCAATTAGAACTCGAAAAAATTCCCGATACAGGTTCGCTTCGCAATGATTTTTTAGCCATCCTCAAACCCCATTCGATGGAAGAGGCCAATGCAAAACTTAGAGTACTCGGAGGTCTCGGTACTTTCTGGTTAGATGAAGAAATTGAAAAAAAGGGGATTACGGAAATTTTTGGTCCCTGGACAGAAGTGAACCGAACCCTCATCCAAAGGGCCATGGAACGTGGGGAAATTTCTAAAAAGGCAAATGTCGAACTTGTTTGTAAAGTATTAAACTCCATGGCAACCTACCGAGCTCTTATCGAACGTAAACCTCCCGACAAAGCTCTGTTTATCGCACTCATTGACCAAGTGGTGATGCCTGCCTTAAAAATTCCCGGTTAA
- a CDS encoding SDR family NAD(P)-dependent oxidoreductase, which translates to MDSKNMRIVLVTGANQGIGFQVAKELAMKGKKVLLGSRDKKRGEKAAKEIGNGCVAIHLDVTDRKSIQDASEFIRREYGRLDVLVNNAGISNTRMQKLGLSMHEYMASTRASIASIDEMRVVWDTNVFGVLTVYQAMLPLLRESKDARIVNVSSTLGSLNLNADPNSDYSSFYSPVYAASKTALNGITLSMMLELKDTSIKVNLVSPGFTKSALTNFEGFESLEDGAREVVRVAELGPEGPTGTFTTWDNVLVPW; encoded by the coding sequence ATGGATTCAAAGAATATGCGCATTGTCCTTGTTACCGGGGCAAACCAGGGGATAGGGTTCCAGGTAGCCAAAGAATTAGCAATGAAAGGAAAGAAAGTGCTCTTAGGGTCTCGCGATAAAAAACGAGGGGAAAAAGCGGCAAAAGAGATTGGGAATGGATGTGTCGCCATCCATTTGGATGTAACGGATCGAAAGTCGATTCAAGATGCGAGTGAGTTCATCCGACGAGAATATGGTCGACTCGATGTGTTGGTCAATAATGCAGGTATTTCCAATACCAGGATGCAAAAACTGGGTTTATCCATGCATGAATACATGGCGTCAACTCGGGCAAGCATCGCATCGATTGATGAAATGCGCGTTGTTTGGGATACCAATGTGTTTGGCGTACTTACCGTGTACCAGGCGATGTTACCTTTGCTTAGGGAATCTAAAGATGCTCGGATTGTAAATGTCTCAAGCACATTAGGATCGCTCAATCTGAATGCAGACCCTAATTCCGATTACAGTTCCTTTTATAGTCCAGTGTATGCGGCATCAAAAACGGCACTGAATGGAATCACACTTTCCATGATGTTGGAATTGAAAGACACATCGATCAAGGTGAATTTAGTATCGCCAGGTTTTACCAAATCGGCCCTGACTAATTTCGAAGGGTTTGAGAGCCTTGAAGATGGGGCACGCGAAGTGGTGAGGGTTGCCGAACTTGGACCAGAAGGACCAACTGGTACCTTTACGACTTGGGATAACGTGTTAGTTCCTTGGTAA
- a CDS encoding CAP domain-containing protein — translation MKQFLYLIAILIFLFSLSNCIQNIADCPIDTMTLKTECESQKKENQENQSLYLGIVAIASSSSGTLSGKALDFYQILETYRRNGSYTFSNGTTRTFLNVSQCSGSTSPHPALNLAAQKHNDNMVRFNFFSHTGQDGSTPSSRVRAEGLNVGAGENIAAGVASAEGTFDQWWNSSGHRENMENCNYTHVGIGYTARESVNINASYSHYWTNVFATIR, via the coding sequence ATGAAGCAATTTTTATACCTCATCGCTATACTGATTTTCCTATTCTCTTTAAGCAATTGCATCCAAAATATAGCCGATTGCCCAATCGATACCATGACGTTAAAAACAGAATGTGAGAGTCAAAAAAAAGAAAATCAAGAGAACCAGTCACTTTATCTTGGAATTGTTGCCATTGCCTCTAGTTCATCAGGAACCTTATCAGGCAAAGCATTAGATTTTTATCAAATTTTGGAAACCTATAGAAGGAATGGTTCTTATACGTTTTCCAATGGAACCACACGAACGTTTTTAAATGTTTCCCAATGCTCTGGATCCACATCACCACACCCAGCACTGAACCTTGCCGCACAAAAACACAATGATAATATGGTTCGGTTCAATTTCTTTTCTCATACTGGCCAAGATGGTTCCACACCAAGTAGTCGCGTGAGAGCAGAAGGTTTGAATGTCGGAGCTGGTGAAAATATTGCAGCAGGTGTAGCTTCTGCCGAAGGAACGTTTGACCAGTGGTGGAATTCCTCTGGACACCGAGAAAATATGGAAAATTGTAACTACACTCATGTAGGGATTGGTTATACGGCTCGCGAGAGTGTCAATATTAACGCGAGTTATTCGCACTACTGGACCAATGTATTTGCCACAATCCGATAG
- a CDS encoding SRPBCC family protein — MEPRNFVYVTFILSTPEKVWNAITNPEVTKKYWSDPLAKNPAHVNVSEWKVGSEWKHVRMDDAKTVDLMGKVIVVNPPNKLVITWARPEEISDESKHSRVTFDIEPYANGLVRLVVNHEDLDPQMYNGISAGWPSVLSNLKTYLESGFPLAGHVKVS; from the coding sequence ATGGAACCACGTAACTTCGTTTATGTGACTTTTATTCTAAGCACACCAGAAAAGGTATGGAATGCCATCACCAATCCAGAGGTGACAAAAAAGTATTGGTCGGATCCACTGGCAAAAAATCCAGCACACGTCAATGTTTCAGAATGGAAGGTAGGTTCTGAATGGAAACATGTAAGAATGGACGATGCGAAAACAGTTGACCTTATGGGAAAAGTGATCGTCGTAAACCCACCTAACAAACTTGTGATCACATGGGCAAGACCGGAGGAAATCTCCGACGAATCCAAACATTCTCGTGTCACCTTCGACATTGAACCTTATGCCAATGGGCTCGTCCGTTTGGTTGTCAACCACGAAGACTTAGACCCACAGATGTACAATGGTATTTCTGCAGGATGGCCAAGTGTTCTTTCCAATCTCAAAACATATTTGGAATCGGGATTCCCACTTGCAGGTCATGTAAAAGTATCTTAA
- a CDS encoding ArsR/SmtB family transcription factor yields the protein MPKEGKGTDLVFKAMADPNRRKVLDLLFSKNGQTLGQLCEELEMQRQSATQHIEILINANLITVIWKGREKLHFINPVPIYEVYERWVRKFEENRLGFMHDLKKQLEGENHGTT from the coding sequence ATGCCCAAAGAAGGAAAAGGAACTGATCTGGTTTTCAAAGCAATGGCCGATCCGAATCGACGGAAGGTTCTTGATTTACTCTTTTCGAAAAATGGACAAACTCTCGGCCAATTATGTGAAGAACTTGAAATGCAAAGGCAATCAGCAACCCAACACATTGAAATCTTAATCAATGCCAACCTCATAACTGTTATTTGGAAAGGGCGTGAAAAACTACATTTCATCAACCCAGTTCCGATCTACGAAGTGTATGAACGATGGGTTCGGAAATTTGAAGAGAATCGTTTAGGTTTTATGCACGATTTAAAAAAACAATTAGAAGGAGAAAATCATGGAACCACGTAA
- the ligA gene encoding NAD-dependent DNA ligase LigA: MAKKTKAEDPKKRIITLRKEIGRHNDLYYKENAPVITDKEFDILVKELQKLESENPDLADVSSPTAQVGSDLSPQFSKFKHKVPVLSLENTYNETELSEWLEKTGIEENYSLEWKIDGASILLYYEKGKLTNCVTRGSGGIGDVVTENVKTISTIPHTLSEEMNLTVRGEIFMTFADFEEFNEEYGGKFANPRNLAAGSIKQKDPLDVAKRPLRIYVYDVYFSSSRKGINTHKDILSLLKKEKFPLAPDTTILTGKKLLREIESFRKKKDKMPFPVDGLVIKLDSLNLRESLGETSHSPRWARAFKFDALLKESTIEEIDFAIGRTGKVTPRAKVTPISLAGTTVTYATLHNQDYINQLGAGIGAKVLISKRGEIIPAVEKVTFPPKTIFVLPNQCPSCNTKLTKVDDSVDFFCTNRHCPERKLNQLIFFCSKKQMNIEGLGERQIQIFFEKGWVKDIPDLYTLEKYKPTLLELDGFGEKSVKIIFDAIEKSKEKDFRFTLPSIGLNEVGPKVTEILIENGYDSWDKLLTLSKSKTANEDLKAIHGIGPRTIEALLTHLKDKETLKLVATLKKLGLKFQADETEKSDLQPFVGQSWCVTGSFENFQPRDLAMDLITKHGGKKVTSVSSKTTHLLYGPGAGSKLDKATELGVKLVTESEFLDLLKQEGIAID; this comes from the coding sequence TTGGCTAAAAAAACAAAAGCCGAGGATCCTAAAAAACGAATCATTACACTTCGTAAAGAAATTGGTCGTCATAATGATTTGTATTACAAAGAAAATGCACCTGTCATCACTGACAAAGAATTTGATATCCTTGTCAAAGAACTCCAAAAACTCGAAAGTGAAAATCCAGATTTAGCTGACGTATCCTCTCCCACCGCACAAGTAGGATCTGACCTAAGCCCCCAATTTAGCAAATTCAAACACAAAGTACCTGTATTATCCTTAGAAAACACATATAACGAAACCGAACTCTCAGAGTGGTTAGAAAAAACGGGGATCGAAGAAAACTATTCCCTGGAATGGAAAATTGATGGCGCCTCTATCTTGTTATACTACGAAAAGGGAAAACTCACCAATTGTGTGACAAGAGGTTCTGGTGGAATCGGTGATGTCGTCACAGAAAACGTAAAAACCATTTCAACCATCCCACATACTCTTTCTGAAGAGATGAACCTGACTGTCCGCGGAGAAATTTTTATGACCTTCGCTGATTTTGAAGAATTCAACGAAGAATATGGTGGCAAGTTTGCCAATCCTAGGAATTTGGCGGCAGGTTCGATCAAACAAAAAGACCCATTAGATGTCGCCAAACGTCCGTTACGAATCTATGTATATGATGTTTATTTTTCTAGCTCTAGAAAAGGGATCAATACTCATAAAGACATTTTAAGTTTATTAAAAAAAGAAAAATTCCCTCTCGCACCAGATACTACGATCCTTACTGGTAAAAAACTCCTAAGAGAAATTGAATCCTTTCGCAAAAAGAAAGATAAAATGCCATTCCCCGTCGATGGACTTGTCATCAAATTGGATTCGTTGAACTTACGAGAAAGTTTGGGTGAAACAAGCCATTCTCCAAGGTGGGCAAGGGCATTTAAATTTGATGCCTTACTCAAGGAATCAACGATCGAAGAAATTGATTTTGCCATTGGTCGCACAGGAAAAGTCACGCCACGTGCCAAAGTGACTCCGATTTCCCTTGCAGGAACCACGGTCACTTACGCCACCTTACACAACCAAGACTATATTAACCAACTCGGTGCCGGCATTGGAGCAAAAGTACTGATCTCCAAACGAGGAGAAATCATTCCTGCCGTGGAAAAAGTGACCTTTCCACCAAAAACGATATTTGTCCTACCAAACCAATGTCCATCGTGTAACACAAAGTTAACGAAAGTGGACGATTCAGTGGATTTCTTTTGCACAAACAGGCATTGCCCAGAACGAAAGCTCAACCAACTCATCTTTTTTTGTAGTAAAAAACAGATGAACATCGAAGGTCTCGGGGAAAGGCAAATTCAGATTTTTTTTGAGAAAGGTTGGGTCAAAGACATTCCCGATTTATATACATTAGAAAAATATAAACCAACCTTACTTGAGTTAGATGGATTTGGTGAAAAATCAGTCAAAATCATATTCGATGCCATAGAAAAATCCAAAGAAAAAGACTTTCGTTTCACACTTCCTTCTATCGGCCTAAATGAAGTAGGCCCCAAAGTCACAGAAATTCTCATTGAAAATGGATATGATTCCTGGGACAAACTCCTCACCCTTTCCAAATCCAAAACAGCAAACGAAGACCTAAAAGCCATTCATGGAATTGGCCCAAGAACCATCGAAGCTTTACTCACTCATCTCAAAGACAAAGAAACTTTGAAATTAGTCGCCACGCTCAAGAAACTCGGACTTAAATTCCAAGCAGACGAAACCGAAAAAAGCGACTTGCAACCGTTTGTTGGTCAAAGTTGGTGTGTCACAGGAAGTTTTGAAAACTTCCAACCTCGTGACCTTGCCATGGACCTCATTACGAAACATGGTGGCAAAAAAGTAACAAGTGTTTCCTCTAAAACCACTCACTTACTCTACGGCCCAGGCGCCGGCTCCAAATTGGACAAGGCCACGGAACTGGGTGTAAAACTTGTCACGGAGTCAGAGTTTTTGGATTTATTGAAACAGGAAGGGATAGCGATTGATTAA
- a CDS encoding M23 family metallopeptidase yields the protein MKKKIKEITSVFSQDNPKIKKQIDKVKEKGHQRMTILVIPHGYDSSFHFQISHFTILFFLGLTLGLLSLAIFGIVRSNNTQTQINQLSKIYGTYFDTYITHANQLEEMKEEYSKLNENMLELFTLIDGQDDELLKIPTEDWIESSAIDTLQKEEKEDKQLDVGRKYLNEIYELRRLKHRMDNYQRLVEANFQFLYQRSDILSRSPLFNPMYSYNLTSPFGMRKSPTTGYWEYHDGLDMANATGTPIYASAPGRVVRVTYSNVGYGHHVIIQHDFGFSTLYGHCSRIYVRSGQEVKAGEQIAEVGATGNVTGPHLHYEIFISEEGKTDPEQYMQAGVY from the coding sequence ATGAAGAAAAAAATTAAAGAGATTACGTCTGTTTTTTCACAAGACAATCCGAAAATCAAGAAACAGATTGATAAGGTGAAAGAAAAAGGTCACCAACGGATGACCATTCTTGTCATTCCTCATGGTTATGACAGTTCTTTCCACTTTCAAATTTCCCACTTTACCATCCTATTTTTTTTAGGCCTCACTTTAGGTCTATTGAGTTTAGCAATTTTTGGAATTGTTCGCTCCAATAATACTCAAACACAAATCAACCAACTCTCCAAAATATACGGAACTTATTTTGATACTTACATCACCCATGCGAACCAATTAGAAGAAATGAAAGAAGAGTATTCTAAATTGAACGAAAACATGTTGGAACTCTTCACTTTGATTGATGGACAAGATGACGAACTTTTAAAAATCCCAACGGAAGATTGGATTGAATCTTCCGCAATCGACACACTCCAAAAAGAAGAAAAAGAGGACAAACAATTAGATGTGGGACGAAAATATCTAAATGAGATCTATGAACTCAGACGATTGAAACATCGAATGGACAATTACCAACGTTTGGTGGAAGCCAATTTTCAATTTTTATACCAACGTTCAGATATTCTCTCTAGATCTCCCCTCTTCAATCCCATGTATTCGTATAATTTAACTTCTCCATTTGGAATGCGTAAGTCACCTACCACTGGTTACTGGGAATACCACGACGGTTTGGACATGGCAAATGCTACGGGTACACCAATATATGCTTCTGCACCTGGTCGTGTGGTTCGTGTCACTTATTCCAATGTTGGGTATGGCCACCATGTCATCATCCAACATGACTTCGGCTTTAGTACGTTATACGGTCACTGTTCTAGAATTTATGTAAGGTCAGGCCAAGAAGTAAAAGCTGGGGAACAAATTGCAGAAGTAGGAGCCACTGGTAACGTAACAGGGCCTCACCTACATTATGAAATTTTCATTTCGGAAGAAGGAAAAACCGATCCAGAACAGTACATGCAAGCTGGAGTTTACTGA
- a CDS encoding SanA/YdcF family protein, translated as MTNRDSYINKTLRFLSRVKWKSLFLGFILVFGILGFVSLASNLGFWIVYQNSIHTNNPSEIPEAEVAIVPGAAVYGKIPSPILMDRLVCGLDLYKQGKVKKILLSGDNGKSDYNELRPMLEYMLSHEVRPEDIFVDHAGFRTLDTLIRAKEVFLVKKAIFVSQSFFLPRAIYLGKELELELYGYECNLRTYKKETYYLFREFSARMLAWWDIQWDTPPKYLGEPYPIEGSGISTWKGSIPVSIPK; from the coding sequence ATGACGAACCGCGATTCCTACATAAATAAGACGCTCCGATTCCTTTCCAGGGTCAAGTGGAAATCCCTGTTTCTGGGTTTCATACTGGTTTTTGGAATTCTTGGTTTTGTCTCATTGGCTTCCAATTTAGGATTTTGGATTGTCTACCAGAACTCCATTCACACAAACAATCCCTCGGAAATCCCTGAAGCAGAAGTGGCGATCGTTCCAGGAGCCGCTGTGTATGGAAAAATTCCTTCTCCCATCCTCATGGACCGACTGGTCTGTGGATTGGATTTGTACAAACAAGGTAAGGTCAAAAAGATTTTACTATCAGGTGATAACGGAAAGTCGGATTACAACGAATTAAGGCCAATGTTGGAATACATGTTGTCCCATGAAGTCAGACCAGAAGATATATTTGTAGACCATGCTGGATTTCGGACGCTTGATACTTTGATCCGAGCCAAAGAAGTGTTTTTGGTGAAAAAGGCAATTTTTGTAAGCCAATCCTTCTTTTTACCACGAGCGATTTATTTAGGTAAAGAACTAGAACTCGAGTTATACGGTTACGAGTGTAATTTGCGAACGTATAAAAAAGAAACTTATTATTTGTTTCGTGAATTTTCTGCACGTATGCTCGCTTGGTGGGACATTCAATGGGACACTCCACCCAAATACTTGGGTGAACCGTATCCAATCGAGGGAAGTGGGATCAGTACTTGGAAAGGATCTATTCCCGTATCAATTCCCAAATGA
- a CDS encoding YceI family protein, translated as MEAIEVSKKKIEFFVEHSAQNVTGICNEIQMENPNIQSVGGQYRLKSPFEIKIPLLKITSGDSDRDSHIQEILGYPESQSIQVKVESIHISKTNDPSYSIKGKLVIHGKSKDFVTDVSVQVLESGFLQVDGTLVVRFSEFDLENPSLLFLKAKDEIQVKYRFELRMK; from the coding sequence ATGGAGGCAATAGAAGTTTCAAAAAAGAAAATCGAGTTTTTTGTCGAACATTCTGCTCAAAATGTAACCGGTATCTGTAATGAAATCCAAATGGAAAATCCAAACATACAATCGGTAGGTGGTCAGTATCGTTTAAAATCTCCCTTTGAAATCAAAATCCCCTTATTAAAAATTACTTCCGGTGATTCCGATCGTGATTCTCATATCCAAGAAATTTTAGGGTATCCAGAGTCCCAATCCATCCAAGTCAAAGTCGAATCCATTCACATATCAAAAACAAATGATCCATCTTATTCCATCAAAGGGAAATTAGTGATCCATGGTAAAAGTAAAGATTTTGTTACAGATGTCAGTGTGCAGGTTTTGGAATCTGGTTTTTTACAAGTGGATGGAACATTAGTCGTTCGGTTTTCTGAGTTTGATTTAGAAAATCCATCGTTATTATTTTTGAAAGCGAAAGATGAAATCCAAGTGAAATACCGATTTGAATTACGAATGAAATGA
- a CDS encoding molecular chaperone DnaJ, whose translation MVQKAETKKAKQILHDVIFELQNVSESMQWFLSYDRLSELLEIRKEECLRKVYQFKSAKPQMTLSGGFHEVDGDLLVDFLAWNLELDEVAEEFLKGGIFFSERPLYELRESYKSLIQKTIANHKLDQELILLLTAATIDFDDAVDSYLMDKFEIDFFVRRSIHQFLEKFDIHPEYGAEEFLYEYLKSLIPTKILNFRDITREFRDRTYYELYGRFREAKKKKKKKIVQTVTTEVKDLLAFFDLEPGANITEVKKKFKELLKKYHPDINKKGEEMTKRIILKYNRLVELIGS comes from the coding sequence ATGGTCCAAAAAGCGGAAACAAAAAAGGCCAAACAGATTTTGCACGATGTCATATTTGAACTGCAAAATGTTTCCGAATCCATGCAGTGGTTTTTGTCTTACGATCGTCTTTCGGAACTCCTTGAAATTCGGAAAGAAGAGTGCCTTCGCAAAGTTTACCAATTCAAATCTGCCAAACCCCAAATGACATTATCAGGAGGATTCCATGAGGTGGATGGAGATCTTCTTGTCGATTTTTTAGCCTGGAATTTAGAATTAGATGAAGTTGCCGAAGAGTTTTTAAAAGGAGGCATTTTTTTTAGCGAACGACCGTTATATGAACTTCGTGAATCCTATAAATCCCTCATCCAAAAAACAATCGCCAATCACAAATTAGACCAAGAATTAATCCTACTATTAACTGCTGCCACAATTGATTTTGATGATGCTGTAGATTCCTATCTTATGGATAAATTTGAAATTGATTTTTTTGTCAGAAGGTCCATCCACCAATTTTTAGAAAAATTTGATATCCATCCAGAATATGGAGCCGAAGAATTTTTATACGAATACTTAAAAAGTCTTATCCCAACAAAAATCTTAAATTTCCGAGATATCACAAGAGAATTTCGAGATCGCACCTACTATGAGTTATACGGACGATTCAGGGAGGCCAAAAAGAAAAAGAAGAAAAAAATAGTGCAAACTGTCACTACAGAAGTAAAAGACTTACTTGCTTTTTTTGATTTGGAGCCCGGTGCTAATATCACTGAGGTAAAAAAGAAATTCAAAGAACTTTTAAAAAAGTACCACCCAGACATCAATAAAAAAGGGGAAGAGATGACAAAACGGATCATCTTAAAATACAATCGATTGGTAGAACTAATCGGAAGTTAA